In Spirochaeta thermophila DSM 6578, the following proteins share a genomic window:
- a CDS encoding transglycosylase SLT domain-containing protein translates to MRQILLRWMVLGGGILLLSCTEVPYVQSPGEWMPLPQRDAVSPEDRPVILSLLEEAHEERAPALFLYREELTRPLVEDFFINLTGDPEVALPILRYADKFDVPLFLAFSLAYVESEFYPFAVNENPSSVDRGLFQLNSRTFPFLTEEEFFDPEINARYGISYLKYCLEEGGSEVLALAMYNAGKHRVFTRGAPAMTLRYIDKFFAYRTRLEKEFFSYLSSVIRPTDLERFFKTELGRLQPVDMRKPSH, encoded by the coding sequence ATGAGACAGATACTCTTGCGTTGGATGGTGCTTGGGGGAGGGATTCTGCTCTTGAGTTGTACCGAGGTTCCCTATGTCCAGTCTCCAGGGGAATGGATGCCGCTCCCCCAGAGGGATGCGGTTTCCCCGGAGGACAGGCCGGTGATCCTCTCGCTCCTGGAGGAGGCCCATGAGGAGAGAGCGCCGGCGCTCTTCCTCTACCGGGAGGAGCTCACCCGGCCTCTGGTGGAAGACTTCTTCATCAACCTGACCGGCGACCCGGAGGTGGCGCTCCCGATCCTCCGGTACGCCGACAAGTTCGACGTCCCCCTTTTCCTTGCGTTCTCCCTCGCCTATGTGGAGAGCGAGTTCTATCCCTTCGCCGTGAACGAGAATCCCTCGTCGGTGGACAGGGGGCTCTTCCAACTCAATTCCCGCACCTTCCCCTTCCTCACCGAGGAGGAGTTCTTCGATCCCGAGATCAATGCCCGCTATGGGATCTCCTACCTCAAGTACTGTCTGGAAGAGGGGGGGAGCGAGGTCCTGGCCCTGGCGATGTACAATGCGGGGAAACATCGGGTCTTCACCAGAGGGGCCCCGGCCATGACGTTGCGGTACATCGACAAGTTCTTCGCCTATAGAACGCGCCTCGAAAAGGAGTTCTTCTCCTATCTCTCCTCTGTGATTCGTCCCACCGATCTCGAGCGTTTCTTCAAGACCGAGCTGGGGAGACTCCAGCCGGTTGACATGAGGAAACCTTCGCACTAA
- a CDS encoding endo-1,4-beta-xylanase: MKTSRSIFLLGLAALVLFASCQPGTMRGLADRRDFLFGVAVASTDLLDPTASKILQENFNLLVAENIMKLQYLRPSPTLWNWRPVDDLVNFAKEQRMKLRGHTFLWHNQNPPFINRLGRNDRDQAITILEETITGVLTRYKGVFYEYDVCNEVIDDEGRFRENSPWYRAIGPEYIDMAFHTARKADPNVKLILNDYNNEYKGTIKGDAFYELVKSMVERGVPIDGVGFQLHLMAEHPLNEEALRANIQRFRELGLSVSFTEVDVRIKLPVTPEKEAAQKATYESLLRIALEEDVSCFVMWGYTDANSWIPGSFPGYGSAHIFDEKLTPKPVYFAMQEILKSYHPDRN; the protein is encoded by the coding sequence ATGAAAACGTCACGATCCATCTTCCTCCTGGGGCTGGCTGCCCTGGTTCTCTTCGCCTCCTGTCAGCCGGGGACCATGCGCGGACTGGCCGACAGACGGGACTTCCTCTTCGGAGTGGCCGTCGCCTCCACCGATCTTCTCGACCCCACGGCATCGAAGATCCTGCAAGAGAACTTCAACCTCCTGGTGGCGGAGAACATCATGAAGCTCCAGTATCTCCGCCCGAGCCCCACGCTCTGGAACTGGCGCCCTGTCGACGACCTCGTGAACTTCGCGAAAGAGCAGAGGATGAAGCTCAGGGGCCACACCTTTCTCTGGCACAACCAGAACCCGCCCTTCATCAACAGACTGGGCAGGAACGACAGAGATCAGGCCATCACCATCCTCGAGGAGACCATCACCGGCGTCCTCACCCGCTACAAAGGAGTCTTCTACGAGTACGATGTGTGCAACGAAGTGATAGACGATGAGGGAAGATTCCGGGAGAACTCCCCGTGGTACCGGGCCATTGGCCCAGAATACATAGACATGGCCTTCCACACGGCCCGCAAGGCGGATCCGAACGTGAAGCTCATCCTCAACGACTACAACAATGAGTACAAGGGAACGATCAAGGGGGACGCCTTCTACGAATTGGTGAAGAGCATGGTGGAACGAGGGGTGCCGATCGACGGCGTGGGTTTCCAGCTCCACCTCATGGCCGAACACCCGCTGAACGAGGAGGCCCTCCGGGCGAACATCCAGAGGTTCAGGGAACTCGGCCTCTCCGTCTCCTTCACCGAGGTGGACGTCCGCATCAAGCTCCCCGTCACCCCCGAGAAAGAAGCCGCCCAGAAGGCGACCTACGAGAGCCTCCTCAGGATCGCCCTTGAGGAGGACGTGTCCTGCTTCGTCATGTGGGGATACACCGACGCCAACAGCTGGATCCCCGGGAGTTTCCCCGGCTACGGCAGCGCCCACATCTTCGACGAAAAGCTCACTCCCAAACCGGTGTACTTCGCCATGCAGGAGATCCTGAAATCGTACCACCCCGACAGGAATTAG
- the aroF gene encoding 3-deoxy-7-phosphoheptulonate synthase yields MVIVLERGVSPEKKARIRAFLESRNLKVREIVGEEETILGAVGQVTVDLREVELLPGVARVIPITKPYKLASREFKKTDTVVTLRDGVRLGGNRITVIAGPCAVEGRNQILEVAHRVKESGAVILRGGAFKPRTSPYSFQGLGEKGLEYLKEASEETGLPVVSEVVATEHVDLLCRYVDVLQIGARNMQNFELLKRVGATGKPVLLKRGLAATIEEWLMAAEYLLAHGAEDVILCERGIRTFETYTRNTLDLSAIPVVKKLSHLPVIVDPSHATGIRTKVPPMALAAVAAGADGIMVEVHVDPDRALSDGAQSLYPEQFEKLMRDLEALAPVLGKEVERVPERRPIPVAAAPHPDREAGSLLVAFQGEHGAFSEKALALYFADRKVSGVPTPSFSAVFDAVLEGKVDYGIIPIENSLSGSILENYDLLLQYPDVKIVGETQIRVEHSLIGLPSARLEDIKKVYSHPQGFAQCARFLDRFPSWERVPFYDTAGAVAFIAREGDPSLAAIANEVAAGYYGMKVLKQGIETNPRNYTRFFIIARLEHPEVPRPTKASISFQTPDQPGALFRCLGVIAEAQLNLKKLESRPILGKPWNYMFFLDMELPEDLSVFHRTMEVLDGVAENLKVLGLYRSRI; encoded by the coding sequence ATGGTCATCGTGCTGGAACGGGGGGTCTCCCCGGAGAAGAAGGCCCGCATAAGGGCGTTCCTGGAGAGCAGGAACCTGAAGGTCCGTGAGATCGTGGGTGAGGAGGAGACCATCCTCGGAGCGGTGGGACAGGTGACGGTGGACCTCAGGGAGGTGGAACTCCTTCCGGGTGTGGCCCGCGTGATCCCCATCACCAAGCCTTACAAACTCGCCTCGAGAGAGTTCAAGAAAACGGATACCGTGGTGACCCTGCGAGATGGGGTGCGGCTAGGGGGCAATCGGATCACGGTGATCGCGGGCCCGTGCGCTGTCGAGGGCAGGAACCAGATCCTGGAGGTGGCCCACCGGGTGAAGGAGTCGGGGGCCGTGATCCTCCGCGGCGGTGCCTTCAAACCGAGGACCTCGCCGTACTCGTTCCAGGGGCTGGGAGAGAAGGGGCTCGAGTACCTCAAGGAGGCGTCCGAGGAGACGGGGCTCCCCGTGGTCTCGGAGGTGGTGGCCACCGAACATGTGGACCTCCTGTGCCGGTATGTGGACGTGCTCCAGATAGGGGCGCGTAACATGCAGAACTTCGAACTCCTCAAACGTGTGGGCGCCACGGGGAAGCCCGTGCTCTTGAAGCGCGGTCTTGCCGCCACCATAGAAGAGTGGCTCATGGCCGCGGAGTACCTCCTCGCCCACGGTGCCGAGGACGTGATCCTCTGCGAGCGGGGGATCCGGACGTTCGAGACGTACACTCGGAACACCCTCGATCTCTCGGCCATCCCCGTGGTGAAGAAGCTGAGCCACCTCCCGGTGATCGTGGACCCGAGCCATGCCACCGGGATCCGCACCAAAGTCCCTCCCATGGCCCTTGCCGCAGTGGCGGCCGGCGCGGACGGGATCATGGTGGAGGTGCACGTGGATCCCGACCGGGCGCTCTCGGACGGCGCCCAGTCGCTCTATCCCGAGCAGTTCGAGAAGCTCATGAGGGATCTCGAGGCCCTCGCCCCGGTCCTCGGCAAGGAGGTGGAGCGCGTGCCCGAACGTCGGCCCATCCCCGTGGCGGCGGCTCCACATCCGGACCGTGAGGCGGGATCACTCCTGGTGGCCTTCCAGGGGGAGCATGGGGCCTTTTCGGAGAAGGCGCTCGCCCTCTATTTCGCGGATCGGAAGGTCTCGGGAGTACCGACTCCTTCCTTTTCCGCGGTGTTCGATGCAGTGCTCGAGGGAAAGGTGGACTATGGGATCATCCCCATCGAGAACTCGCTCTCCGGGTCCATCCTGGAGAACTACGACCTCCTCCTGCAGTATCCCGACGTGAAGATCGTGGGTGAGACCCAGATACGGGTGGAGCACAGTCTCATAGGGCTGCCTTCGGCGAGACTCGAGGACATAAAAAAGGTGTATTCGCACCCCCAGGGGTTCGCCCAGTGCGCCCGGTTCCTCGATCGGTTCCCCTCCTGGGAGCGGGTACCCTTCTATGATACCGCGGGTGCCGTGGCCTTCATCGCCCGGGAGGGCGACCCTTCTCTGGCCGCGATCGCCAACGAGGTGGCGGCCGGCTACTACGGGATGAAGGTGCTCAAACAGGGTATCGAGACGAATCCGAGGAACTATACACGCTTCTTCATCATCGCCCGGCTCGAGCACCCGGAGGTGCCCCGGCCGACCAAGGCTTCGATCAGTTTCCAGACGCCCGACCAGCCGGGTGCCCTCTTCAGGTGTCTCGGGGTGATCGCCGAGGCACAGCTCAACCTCAAGAAGCTCGAGTCGCGTCCCATACTGGGTAAGCCCTGGAACTACATGTTCTTCCTCGACATGGAGTTGCCAGAGGATCTCTCGGTCTTCCACCGGACCATGGAAGTGCTGGACGGGGTCGCGGAGAACCTGAAGGTGTTGGGGCTCTATCGGAGCAGGATCTAG